Proteins from a single region of Desertibacillus haloalkaliphilus:
- a CDS encoding DUF4198 domain-containing protein, with translation MKKKLNLRIFVLVMIFLFTLVPKGFAHELFIVVDEEVGSEELEVDVLWGHLRDFVDNTDLEDYQLHVKHPNGKIESLELEAVGVHARSFVSPPEEGSYVFWATRTPRPYSPDDETTILSNHMAKTIYQVGEGNGSPSITENLTLEINPEVDLTSFTTGTFTAQVMYDGEVAANAIVSAYGPSGEILEETTDEDGMFLFEIETEGQWLFKATVDMDEAGEVNGEEYESISNTTTLIIDNTSGGEAQLNIDQPPYTLTFITLFIGLLLGSAITMLVAMRKRNH, from the coding sequence GTGAAAAAGAAATTGAACCTTCGTATCTTTGTGCTCGTCATGATTTTCTTGTTTACTTTGGTCCCCAAAGGATTTGCCCACGAGCTGTTCATTGTTGTCGATGAAGAAGTTGGTAGCGAAGAACTTGAAGTTGATGTCCTTTGGGGACATTTAAGAGATTTTGTTGATAATACTGACTTAGAGGACTACCAGTTACATGTTAAGCATCCTAATGGAAAGATCGAGTCACTAGAGTTGGAGGCCGTCGGTGTGCATGCGAGATCATTTGTTTCTCCACCTGAAGAAGGGTCTTATGTCTTTTGGGCAACTCGAACACCAAGACCTTACTCACCTGATGATGAAACAACCATCCTAAGTAATCACATGGCAAAAACAATTTATCAAGTCGGAGAAGGTAATGGATCCCCCTCTATAACTGAAAACCTTACACTAGAAATCAATCCCGAAGTTGACTTGACTTCATTTACAACCGGTACATTCACAGCCCAAGTTATGTATGACGGAGAGGTAGCTGCCAATGCCATTGTTAGTGCATACGGCCCAAGCGGAGAAATTCTAGAAGAAACGACTGATGAAGACGGTATGTTTTTATTTGAAATTGAAACCGAGGGTCAATGGCTTTTCAAAGCCACTGTTGACATGGACGAAGCTGGAGAAGTAAACGGCGAAGAATATGAAAGTATTAGCAACACAACAACCTTAATCATCGATAATACATCAGGTGGTGAAGCTCAACTAAACATTGACCAACCGCCCTATACGCTGACATTTATTACTTTATTTATTGGTTTACTGTTAGGTTCAGCGATAACGATGTTAGTAGCAATGAGAAAGAGAAACCACTAA
- a CDS encoding CbiM family transporter, which translates to MHIADGVLSVSVAVATTVGAVGILAYSLNGIKEDEIPKISLLTGAFFVSSLINIPIGPTSVHPILSGFLGLALGRRAPIGIFIGLLLQATLFQHGGLSTLGANTLLMSLPAYLVYYLSSLLKNVSFFMRGFNAGFTAIIGGIFLLISLLFLSDARYNDGLFSVINIVAVAYLPLALLEGILTGFSVKYLYTVRPTFFEQK; encoded by the coding sequence GTGCATATTGCTGACGGTGTACTAAGCGTATCGGTGGCCGTTGCTACAACAGTAGGTGCGGTCGGCATTTTAGCCTATTCATTAAATGGTATAAAAGAAGATGAAATCCCTAAAATCAGCCTACTAACGGGTGCTTTTTTTGTGTCATCGTTAATTAACATACCCATCGGTCCCACATCCGTTCACCCTATCTTAAGTGGGTTCCTTGGTTTGGCTTTAGGTAGAAGAGCTCCTATTGGAATTTTTATTGGTTTGCTGCTACAGGCGACATTATTTCAACATGGTGGCTTAAGCACACTCGGGGCTAATACCTTATTAATGTCGCTACCCGCTTACCTTGTCTATTATCTATCTTCACTTCTAAAAAATGTTTCCTTTTTCATGAGAGGGTTTAACGCCGGTTTCACAGCCATTATAGGGGGCATTTTCCTATTGATTTCATTATTATTCCTATCAGATGCTCGTTACAATGATGGTCTTTTTTCAGTAATTAACATCGTAGCCGTTGCCTACTTGCCTTTAGCTCTACTTGAAGGAATATTAACCGGTTTCTCAGTCAAATATTTGTACACGGTCCGCCCAACATTTTTCGAACAAAAATGA
- a CDS encoding GNAT family N-acetyltransferase: protein MFGVPNSINFETKRLMVRDIEMSDKEEIYALYSDPNVMQFDNSSGFQSLEETEQFIAQIQNPYVDDGSIRWAIVQKQTGDLIGTCGFRNWDRHSQHAEIGGNISSKYWRKGYATELLPKLIEYGFNHLQLNKIHAYTLTKNKAVLRLLKNYNFKKEGILRQYYRLDQGYEDVVIFGKLKSDEW from the coding sequence ATGTTTGGTGTTCCAAATTCAATTAATTTTGAAACGAAGCGACTAATGGTAAGAGATATCGAAATGAGTGATAAAGAGGAGATTTACGCTTTGTATTCAGACCCTAACGTGATGCAATTTGATAATAGTAGTGGTTTTCAAAGTTTAGAGGAGACAGAACAGTTTATCGCTCAAATTCAAAATCCATATGTTGATGATGGATCGATTCGTTGGGCCATCGTCCAAAAACAAACGGGTGATTTGATTGGAACTTGCGGGTTTCGCAATTGGGACCGGCACTCTCAACATGCGGAAATCGGTGGAAACATCTCAAGTAAATATTGGCGGAAAGGGTACGCAACTGAATTGCTACCAAAGCTTATTGAGTATGGATTTAATCATCTCCAACTTAATAAAATTCATGCCTATACATTGACGAAGAACAAAGCGGTTCTAAGGCTATTGAAAAATTACAATTTCAAGAAAGAGGGTATCTTGCGTCAATATTATCGTTTAGATCAGGGATATGAGGATGTCGTTATCTTCGGAAAGTTAAAAAGTGACGAATGGTAA
- a CDS encoding Hsp20/alpha crystallin family protein, which translates to MNNWKGSISDVLGDDFFSEFQELFSDYSRGIRANIYERGQQLICAVQLPGLKLTDVDIYVNNKRLEVRGDISIDDGDRRLLHEEIPQGTMSRTIELPFTVRDDQVDVTYRKGLLVIHLQRFIQTEKLNNKTTVWPLEREQVEDTQK; encoded by the coding sequence ATGAACAATTGGAAAGGCTCAATTTCAGATGTTTTAGGAGATGACTTTTTTTCAGAGTTTCAGGAGTTATTCTCAGATTATAGTCGCGGGATACGTGCAAATATTTACGAGCGTGGTCAACAGCTGATTTGCGCTGTACAGTTGCCAGGGCTAAAACTAACCGATGTGGACATTTACGTGAACAACAAAAGGTTAGAAGTGCGTGGTGACATTTCTATCGACGATGGAGATCGCCGTTTACTTCATGAAGAAATCCCTCAAGGAACAATGAGTCGAACCATTGAACTGCCTTTTACAGTTCGGGATGATCAAGTCGATGTGACTTATCGTAAGGGGTTGTTAGTTATTCATTTGCAACGTTTTATTCAGACCGAAAAGTTGAACAATAAAACAACTGTCTGGCCGTTAGAACGTGAGCAAGTAGAAGACACCCAAAAATAA